Proteins encoded within one genomic window of Platichthys flesus chromosome 13, fPlaFle2.1, whole genome shotgun sequence:
- the lamp1b gene encoding lysosome-associated membrane glycoprotein 1b gives MTQTAVQSWSLGLTLHLVLAVALHQGFATVAPPTVAPTTAAPHKDPSSPERGNYVVSNNGTACLLASMGLQLNISFSSLSQNKTVQEVVNIQPTATNSSGSCKSDIATLMLTTDAQKTNLTFSFTLNSTSNKYHLSNVSLSAAWPDMKDPVSVRNNSLDYLRGSLGFSYMCREKQTLDVVQTVSINIIQVQVQPFGLTGSQFGAAEECQLDEDDMLIPIIVGAALAGLVVIVLLAYLIGRKRSHAGYQTI, from the exons ATGACGCAGACCGCTGTCCAGTCGTGGAGCCTGGGACTAACGTTACACTTGGTTTTAG CCGTCGCTCTGCACCAGGGTTTTGCTACCGTTGCTCCACCTACGGTCGCCCCGACCACCGCTGCACCGCACAAAGACCCCAGCAGCCCTGAAAGAGGGAACTACGTGGTGAGCAACAATGGTACCGCCTGCTTGCTGGCATCCATGGGCCTCCAGCTCAACATCAGCTTCAGCTCCTTGTCCCAGAATAAG ACCGTGCAGGAGGTTGTAAACATTCAGCCTACCGCGACAAATAGCTCTGGATCATGCAAGTCGGACATCGCCACCCTGATGCTGACAACAGATGCACAGAAAACCAACCTCACCTTTTCCTTCACCCTG AATTCAACATCCAACAAGTACCACTTGAGTAACGTGTCTCTGTCCGCAGCCTGGCCTGACATGAAAG ACCCCGTCTCAGTGCGCAACAACAGTCTGGACTACCTGCGAGGAAGCCTGGGCTTCTCGTACATGTGCCGAGAGAAGCAAACCCTGGACGTGGTCCAGACTGTGTCCATCAACATTATCCAGGTGCAGGTGCAGCCGTTCGGTCTGACTGGAAGTCAGTTTGGAGCCG CGGAGGAATGTCAGTTGGATGAAGATGACATGTTGATCCCCATCATCGTTGGAGCAGCTTTAGCGGGTCTTGTCGTGATCGTGCTCTTGGCCTACCTCATCGGCAGGAAGAGGAGCCACGCCGGCTACCAAACCATCTGA